The nucleotide sequence GCGCAGCCGGATCTTGATGCGGGCGGGATGGAACCATCCCCGCTCGTGGCGATAGTCGGGCAGCCGGCGACACGTCTCGAACTTGTCGTGAGTGAACCCGGTATGGATCGTGGGATCGTCGACGCGCGCGAAAACGATGCCGTTCCGGTCCGAGCTGACGTACCGGAACGCGATGCCCCCAATCGTGTGTTGATCGAGCGGATCGAACGCGTAGCGTATTGCGAGAGCTGCGCTCATTCCGCCTCCGATGTGGTTTGATGCGCGGCCCTGACGCTCGTTTCGGGGGCAAGACGGGCCGCCTTGGGTACGACGAGACGTCCTGCGGCAATCAGGCGGATGCCGGCGCGAAAGCCACGCCCGTCGAACCCGGATGTGCACGCGATGTTGCGCAGCGTCGTCTCGCCATGCAGGTCCGCGACGACCTCCGCGACGGCCGCGTCCGCTTCCGGGTCGACGTCGCGGCGCGCGCTCAGGATCAGCCGGGCGTTGTGAACGGTGTCGCGTCCCAGGCGCCGTTCGGTCAGCAGAGCGACCCGGTCGGCAACGTCGATACCGCTCGCACCGATCTGCTCCGCGATCGACCGAAGCGTTCGAGGCAGATCCTGTTCGATGGCGCGCCGCCACGGCTTGACCGCGACGAGAACGCGGGTGCCGTCGCGCAAGGTCTGGAGGAAATCGAACGTGTGCCGTCGTGTCCGACCATCGGTATCCTCGTACGGGATGGCCGGCGGCTGCTCCCACAGGTCGACGGTTTCGCGCCGAGCCAGCATGACGAACGCGGCCTTGGCCTCAAGATGGCTCTCGAGATGGAACTCGCGCTCCGGAGATCCGGCGACGATCGTCACGCGCGACCCGCCGCGCGA is from Methylobacterium radiodurans and encodes:
- a CDS encoding TnsA endonuclease N-terminal domain-containing protein — protein: MDTMPADHLWYPPERSRASRIVTKPSRGGSRVTIVAGSPEREFHLESHLEAKAAFVMLARRETVDLWEQPPAIPYEDTDGRTRRHTFDFLQTLRDGTRVLVAVKPWRRAIEQDLPRTLRSIAEQIGASGIDVADRVALLTERRLGRDTVHNARLILSARRDVDPEADAAVAEVVADLHGETTLRNIACTSGFDGRGFRAGIRLIAAGRLVVPKAARLAPETSVRAAHQTTSEAE